CCAActctgcttcctcttccttatcaacttccttgtcttccttTACTCTGCTAGAATCCCCCTCCTGGAAGGTTTCCAATGCAACCTGGTCACCAGACTTGGGCTGTACCTGCTGCTCAGCAAGCCTAGTCTCGTCAACGGGCCTGGTCTCCTCCtgctctgcttcttcctctttcggTTCTTCCGCCACAGGTAAAGGCGCCATATCAGCCTCCTTCTGCAActtcctctcatcttcGAGGAGatcaatctcatccttggttacttcttcttcatccttcttctcctcccgGGTCACAAACTCGGCTACCGGCGGCGGGCTCGCATCCTCCACATGCTCAGTTTCGATGTCTTGAGATAAAGCCTCAATGTCTGAGACATGGACAGCCGTCTGAACGGAGCTGGTACTTTCCGAGCTTGACAAACTGTCGGATCGAGATCTCAGCTTTTGTTCCCCATGaccctcctcttcctcgttttcttcttcttccacagcATTGGTAACATTGGCGGCGGGAGTAGAAGACGAGCCTTCGGccacatcctcatcctgaGCTGGTGTTGATCGTGCAGCTTTACCCCTGCCTAATATTTGATTACGGCCAAAGGTGCTGCTACCTCTGACCGCCAATTTGGAAGGACCGCTAGATATTTTAACAGGTTCCTTGGCATCCTCCGTCTCATCGTGAGTGCTAgacttctcctttcccttaCCTCTCCCAatatcttcctcatcatcatccctgAATTGACTGACGACCTCTTTGGGAATAACCAGTAGCCTCTCGCCGACAAGCTCATAAGCTTCACAAAGTTCAACGAATCGGGCGTAAAGTGAATTTTCGACTTCGGCCATGATGAACGCCTCACGATGGTGGAAGTAGGCATGGGAGAAGATACGCGAGAGACGTCGGAATATGGAGGGAAAGTGTGAGACGGAAGCAGGAGGGATGTGCATTCTGGACATGGTTAGCTCACTCAGAATGAGGTGGCGATTAGACTTACCGAGAAGGGAAATGTTTGGAGTTGTTAAGCAGAGTCACGGTGGAGTCCAGTCTATCTTCAGATCAGATATTTGCTCCATGTACTCAAATGATACTCACGTATGCAAAATGTAGTCAATGGTACTACATTCTCTAGTCCCGCTGCCGTGAGCTACGCAAAAGTATGACCACTCGGACGACCTCATTTGTGGGCATGTTTCACGAGTGcaaatgggaagaagcgCTGTGATAAGTGGAGTAAGGTCTATAGGTATACGCCTTCAGGCAATTCAGCTAATGTCTTCATCTCTGAAAAGGTGTGTATATACCTAAGATGCTCGTAGATCCACTACGAGATAATCTTGGTCAGCATCGTCATTTACTCTAACCAAAACAAAAGACATACCACGTCCCTATCAGGCCCCTTTCCATCCATGCTGCCATCTCCAGCAGGTACCTTTACCAGCCCATTAACATCATGGGGATCATGCTTTACCTTGAGTGCCAGATACTCTGCCAGCTGAAAAGGGCCATTCAGAGTTGAAAGTGGAGGGACAGACGGAGTCGgtggttgaggaggaaCTTCGGCGAGTTTTGTGCCCCGTTTGAGGCGGTAGGAGGCAGCCCTCTGGGAAGGCTGTATTATCATTGTATATTGGCTGCCGCTGAAGCTTGCAAACGAGCAGGATCAAGCTGGGGTCGATGACTGAGCGAATTTGTGGAATCAATCGACGATGCAGGACATTGGCACATAGCAACAAAGAAGTGCTTACGTTTAGGCGCGTCGCGCGCTAGGCAGTTGGTGGAAAATCAGCCTCCCTATTTTAATTGATATCAGGCTCACTGGCCACACGACCAGAGACCACTGCCTGTTTCAATTATAGTGACGAACGGATCCAGTCGGCGGATACGAATGATCAGAAGGTTTCCCCTGTTGGAGATAAGTCACACCACTCCTGGAGCAACGTAAGCATAGATACCGTCCTTAACAACACCTCCAATGTTGCCGTTCATGTCCATGGGTGCATCCTGCATTTGAGAAACttttggagagagaagaagactaTCATCATTCACCAAAGACCCTGGCCAACATCAAAGCAACACCCCGAGACCCCAGGGATGCTTTGCCTCCCGCTGGGGAGCAGGACGAGGCCATTTCACCCTTTCTGGGGCGATACTTCCACCGGTACAGCGTGGATCAGTAGCAATAACGTCGCTTTCCATGTTTCAAGAATATATTTTACACGCTTTCAGGCAAGAACGATTCTGGATGCTCGACCATTGACAATATAGTCAAAGAAGGCCGCTGACGGACGCAATCATGTAGGTGTGAATAAGGCATATATGTTGCAGCTTTGAGCGAATACCAAGCAGATGGATGAGATTTGGGGTATACATTACAGAAGGCTAACACCCGGTCTATCTTTgcaatcatcttcccttctatcatcatcccccGCCTTTCCTTCACAAGGTTCCAACCTCCACATACATTGCTTCATGAATACATCCGCCACCCACTGAACAATCTACGCGTCCTTTCCCAAAGAAGGCTAAGCGTAGTGGTCGATAAGGGAATCTCGCATTTCGTTGATGACAGCGGTAGAAGTTTGTCCTTGCAATCCTGTAGATGTTGTTAGTATCAATCGATATTTAATAGGGGGAGAAACTCACGGAAGGTAGCCTCGATAACGCTAACCTCGGTAGCGGTTGTGTCCAAACCAGTGAAAGCACACCAGTCATTCACGACCAACCCCGCACCGATAACCTCTGAACCTCGGTTCACTGTACCCGCCACAAGAGGGACCTGcaagagagaagacaaCTCGTCCAATTCTGATCGAGATGTCTTGGGGTGGACGAGACCTCCCTGGTTTGAGAGGGCACAGTAAGAACCAACGAGGACGTTGCCGGCAATAGTTTGTCGGAAAACTTCAACTTTGAGTGTATCGGCAATAATCTCTTCTGTCTCTCGATCTATGTCGGGATGCACCAAAGCCACATAGTCGTTACAAGCGATAACGTTCCCCAAAGCTGACAGACGCTCTTCTACTCGTTGAATGGCGACGGTGGGGGGGAGAGAGTTACGGAGATGTTGTAGTTCTTGGTCGGTGGTGGAGCTGGGGACGAGAAGACCATGTCTGTTACCGGCGGTGAGACGACCGATGATTCGGGTGCCACCGATGGTGGTGTGGACGATGGGCACGACATCGGCGAGCTCGGCTTCAAAGACAGAGTAGAAGTTTGTAGAAGAAGCGAGAGCTGTGAGACAGTAGCTTTGAACAGAGTC
This region of Cryptococcus neoformans var. neoformans B-3501A chromosome 10, whole genome shotgun sequence genomic DNA includes:
- a CDS encoding hypothetical protein (HMMPfam hit to Mob1_phocein, Mob1/phocein family, score: 66.1, E(): 9.2e-17) translates to MIIQPSQRAASYRLKRGTKLAEVPPQPPTPSVPPLSTLNGPFQLAEYLALKVKHDPHDVNGLVKVPAGDGSMDGKGPDRDVWIYEHLRRIPIDLTPLITALLPICTRETCPQMRSSEWSYFCVAHGSGTRECSTIDYILHTLDSTVTLLNNSKHFPSRMHIPPASVSHFPSIFRRLSRIFSHAYFHHREAFIMAEVENSLYARFVELCEAYELVGERLLVIPKEVVSQFRDDDEEDIGRGKGKEKSSTHDETEDAKEPVKISSGPSKLAVRGSSTFGRNQILGRGKAARSTPAQDEDVAEGSSSTPAANVTNAVEEEENEEEEGHGEQKLRSRSDSLSSSESTSSVQTAVHVSDIEALSQDIETEHVEDASPPPVAEFVTREEKKDEEEVTKDEIDLLEDERKLQKEADMAPLPVAEEPKEEEAEQEETRPVDETRLAEQQVQPKSGDQVALETFQEGDSSRVKEDKEVDKEEEAELENVKSDDEEEEKEATASEPPSKAPAPIVVVPVVESSSSNPPATSGISAQPESKTAESAVQQEQTSTTTSAAPELGSTPTGETISEPSSESELETELSPLSPGLFPATSSAEEKQDDKKGSLSKKRAKKAAQKARAKEREREVKAQAQAQTEGEVPENSGETDKLESKKDAQQEK
- a CDS encoding hypothetical protein (Match to ESTs gb|CF186539.1|CF186539, gb|CF186101.1|CF186101; HMMPfam hit to eIF-6, eIF-6 family, score: 421.2, E(): 1.2e-123), with the translated sequence MAVRTQFENSTDIGVFSKLTNSYCLTALASSTNFYSVFEAELADVVPIVHTTIGGTRIIGRLTAGNRHGLLVPSSTTDQELQHLRNSLPPTVAIQRVEERLSALGNVIACNDYVALVHPDIDRETEEIIADTLKVEVFRQTIAGNVLVGSYCALSNQGGLVHPKTSRSELDELSSLLQVPLVAGTVNRGSEVIGAGLVVNDWCAFTGLDTTATEVSVIEATFRLQGQTSTAVINEMRDSLIDHYA